In the Juglans microcarpa x Juglans regia isolate MS1-56 chromosome 6D, Jm3101_v1.0, whole genome shotgun sequence genome, one interval contains:
- the LOC121236217 gene encoding transcription factor TCP5 produces MITKSRDKDVQAKQESPTDYRKCTSSRQWSRSRNPRIVRVSRSFGGKDRHSKVCTIRGLRDRRIRLSVPTAIQLYDLQERLGLSQPSKVIDWLLDATKHDIDQLPPLPIHQGFGQFHEQFSHEPSTSDQYSSVISSFDANAAFIKEVADKGKWVKTNEEDQIQYGIGGQNPNQKLFPTPNHSYSSSLPGLLNNAVAYNSYYNSEPSALSLSQFESHGLSPSHIDHHSHTSNAIPVQLPSGSQYFFCPSSTTLPAVFTPYPSYISTLIESDPRQINHIQLLSSSSQHVLPHHPGLIPSLHSIGSPLKPFAANDQNPMLIPQSHPNNHQSKLDRS; encoded by the coding sequence ATGATCACAAAATCAAGAGACAAAGATGTTCAAGCTAAGCAAGAAAGCCCAACCGATTACAGAAAGTGTACTTCATCAAGGCAATGGTCAAGATCTAGAAATCCAAGGATTGTACGTGTCTCTCGTTCTTTTGGAGGAAAAGACAGGCACAGCAAGGTTTGCACCATAAGGGGATTGAGGGACAGAAGAATTAGGCTTTCAGTGCCCACAGCAATTCAGTTGTACGATCTACAAGAAAGGCTGGGGCTTAGTCAGCCCAGCAAAGTCATAGATTGGTTGCTTGATGCCACTAAACATGATATTGATCAACTTCCACCACTACCAATTCATCAGGGATTTGGTCAATTCCATGAACAATTTTCCCATGAACCAAGCACATCTGATCAGTACTCTTCTGTCATTTCTTCATTCGATGCAAATGCTGCATTTATAAAGGAAGTTGCTGATAAAGGAAAGTGGGtcaaaacaaatgaagaagatCAGATTCAGTATGGAATTGGTGGACAAAATCCAAATCAAAAGCTTTTCCCTACGCCAAATCATTCCTATTCCTCTTCCTTACCAGGATTGCTAAACAATGCCGTGGCCTACAATTCTTACTATAATTCTGAGCCTTCTGCTTTATCTTTATCTCAGTTTGAAAGCCATGGATTATCTCCATCACATATAGATCATCATTCCCATACAAGCAATGCCATACCAGTACAGCTTCCATCTGggtctcaatattttttctgtcCATCTTCAACAACATTACCAGCAGTTTTTACTCCATATCCTTCCTATATTTCGACCCTAATAGAGAGTGACCCAAGACAGATCAACCATATCCAATTGTTGAGCTCAAGTTCACAGCATGTTCTACCTCATCATCCTGGCCTCATTCCATCTCTTCATTCAATTGGATCACCTTTGAAGCCCTTTGCAGCAAATGATCAGAATCCCATGCTAATTCCTCAATCACATCCCAACAATCATCAGAGCAAACTGGATCGATCATAA
- the LOC121235360 gene encoding uncharacterized protein LOC121235360, whose amino-acid sequence MQGFIKANLDASLNEQNMGIGIVIRDEKGEVMASACYKKQPVKDPTLAESLALWQTVELCNDLGLNKVILEAGDAQAVVNDVNRGEDQDLSLCGHIIEDIKLAVLRGRHNWKVQYINRKGNEGAYSLAKAAVQFEHEVGVEN is encoded by the exons ATGCAAGGATTTATCAAGGCAAATTTGGATGCTTCTCTTAATGAACAAAACATGGGGATAGGTATTGTCATTCGTGATGAAAAAGGTGAAGTAATGGCAAGTGCATGTTATAAGAAGCAACCAGTCAAAGACCCAACTTTGGCAGAAAGCTTAGCACTATGGCAGACTGTGGAGTTATGTAATGATCTCGGGTTGAATAAGGTGATTTTGGAAGCTGGGGATGCCCAAGCGGTGGTGAATGATGTTAATAGGGGAGAAGATCAGGACTTGTCTCTCTGTGGACACATCATTGAAGACATCAAATTAGCAGTGCTGAGGGGAAGACATAACTGGAAAGTGCAGTACATCAATAGAAAAGGCAATGAAGGGGCTTATTCACTAGCAAAGGCAGCGGTGCAATTTGAGCATGAA GTTGGTGTGGAAAATTGA